Proteins from a genomic interval of Thermoanaerobacterium thermosaccharolyticum DSM 571:
- a CDS encoding Gfo/Idh/MocA family protein — MPIKLGIIGYGGMGMWHHKNAQKVGGVDVVAAFDIDAYQVNVAKEAGLKGYHSLDEFLKDEEINTVLIATPNDVHKDLAVASANAGKNVIVEKPVAMSMKEIDEIIEAAEKNNVVFTVHQNRRWDKDFNKVKKAVELGMIGDVYTIESRVHGAGGLIYGWRNKKECGGGMLLDWGVHLIDQILYMIPNKVVRVYAELFSVLNKDVDDYFKLLMKFDNGLSAQIEVGTFCLKPLPRWFVGGNKGTLVVDDFEGHGEIVKLNKLADKFDAEIVETTAGPTRTFAPRPEEVKDHFELPDVNSEWIEFYANVRDTIEGKAELIVKPDEVKKVYSIIEAAFKSNQLGKAVEL, encoded by the coding sequence TGGCGGTATGGGAATGTGGCATCATAAAAATGCCCAAAAGGTTGGAGGCGTGGATGTAGTAGCGGCATTTGATATTGATGCATATCAAGTTAACGTAGCAAAAGAAGCTGGGCTTAAAGGGTATCATAGCTTGGATGAATTTCTAAAAGATGAAGAAATAAATACCGTATTAATCGCAACTCCCAACGATGTGCATAAGGATCTTGCAGTGGCATCAGCAAATGCTGGAAAGAATGTCATAGTTGAAAAGCCTGTTGCAATGTCGATGAAGGAAATAGATGAAATAATAGAGGCTGCAGAAAAGAATAATGTAGTATTTACAGTACATCAAAATCGCAGATGGGATAAAGACTTTAATAAAGTGAAAAAAGCAGTGGAATTAGGTATGATTGGTGATGTCTATACAATCGAAAGCAGAGTACACGGTGCAGGTGGATTGATTTACGGTTGGAGGAATAAAAAGGAGTGCGGCGGTGGGATGCTTTTAGATTGGGGTGTCCATCTTATAGACCAGATTCTATATATGATTCCAAATAAAGTAGTTAGAGTCTATGCTGAACTATTTAGTGTATTAAATAAAGATGTTGACGACTATTTCAAACTATTGATGAAATTTGACAATGGTTTATCTGCGCAGATAGAAGTCGGAACATTTTGTCTAAAGCCGTTGCCGAGATGGTTTGTGGGTGGAAACAAAGGGACATTGGTAGTAGATGATTTTGAAGGTCATGGTGAAATTGTCAAGCTAAATAAGCTTGCAGATAAATTTGATGCAGAAATAGTAGAGACGACAGCAGGACCGACCCGCACATTTGCACCAAGGCCAGAAGAAGTAAAAGATCATTTTGAACTTCCAGATGTAAATTCAGAGTGGATAGAGTTTTATGCAAATGTTCGCGATACGATCGAAGGAAAAGCTGAGCTCATAGTAAAACCAGATGAAGTAAAAAAGGTTTATTCAATAATAGAAGCCGCATTTAAATCAAACCAGCTAGGAAAAGCTGTTGAGCTATAA
- a CDS encoding glycine/betaine/sarcosine/D-proline family reductase selenoprotein B has product MIKAVQFLNQVQAGYGTDEKMNMEPQSQFGAIGLGMLLKNTMMRNGGDIIGTVICGDNYFLENKDEAIEKILTMIKQFNPDVVICGPALNYKRYGDCCGYLAEAVIEKLNIPAFAAMSKDNTGTELFRKKIYIIETPNRGGIGLNDSLRKISKFAVKLAQGQPIGSPEEEGYFPQE; this is encoded by the coding sequence ATGATTAAAGCTGTACAATTTTTAAACCAAGTTCAAGCAGGATACGGAACAGATGAAAAAATGAATATGGAACCTCAGTCCCAGTTTGGCGCTATAGGATTGGGGATGCTTTTGAAAAACACCATGATGAGAAACGGCGGTGACATAATTGGCACCGTAATATGTGGTGATAACTATTTTCTTGAAAATAAAGACGAAGCTATTGAAAAAATATTAACCATGATAAAACAATTTAATCCGGACGTAGTTATATGTGGTCCTGCATTAAATTACAAAAGATACGGTGATTGCTGTGGATACTTGGCAGAAGCCGTCATAGAAAAATTAAATATTCCTGCATTTGCGGCCATGTCGAAAGACAATACAGGTACAGAATTATTTAGAAAAAAGATATACATCATAGAGACTCCAAATAGAGGAGGCATTGGACTAAATGATTCTCTGAGAAAAATATCGAAATTTGCAGTGAAATTGGCACAAGGACAACCCATAGGATCACCTGAAGAAGAAGGGTATTTCCCACAGGAATAG
- a CDS encoding beta-mannosidase: MEKRISLNGTWKFREASDNEWNDGKVPGCVQLDLLAQNRISDPFYCMNELECHKLEEKEWIYRKEFDFDLSEEFDEIKLVFEGIDTIADIYLNGEFLGRAENMYISHEFDVTDIISEKDNVLEVYFHSSTKVMRTLENNSPIRLESSFETARPYIRKAQYAYGWDWGPRLAQVGLWKDVYISVVKDAVIENPFFYTEKLQEDAAFVRVNASVSSFTDQDLIAEVTVSYDGEVCGRKSVHVEYGGIDAYLKIDNPKLWYPNGIGPQPLYNINIKLSIGEDVIDELNFRSGIRVVRLIREKDSEGESFIFEINGIKVFAKGADWIPADNFLSRITKDDYYEFVRLAKDANMNMLRVWGGGIYEDEAFYDACDEMGIMVWQDFMYACAQYPDQFDWFQQMAAEEAEDVLLRLRNHPSIVLWCGNNENNTGFYSWWGNGDPKYLGNYIYKEILPQICAKYDPSRPYWVSSPYGGVDPNSESEGDRHQWDVWSGWADVKAYLADKSRFVSEFGFQSMPDWKTVLSYTKEDDRYILSPVMISHNKQIDGMERLIRYMVSELGFPKDLKSFVYLTQFNQAEAIKKGVEHWRARKFMTAGTLYWQFNDCWPVASWSCIDYYKRKKALYYYSGRFFASVLPYIVEEDGGITIYGISDLQQDAEAHVEVLCYSLDGEKLWERKFNTRLIANDVVKIAHYDEREIAEKYVPYVVPVDASHCTLPVERNWKLLNSVVYVRMTVDEKIYDNYYVFDKFRNLKLTKPNITCYVEGNDITLSTDVPAFGVFVDTENDVDLSDNCLNMIPGEKYTLKCSDNPGDVKIYDLSSLILKI; this comes from the coding sequence ATGGAGAAGCGCATTTCTTTGAATGGCACATGGAAGTTTAGAGAAGCATCTGATAATGAGTGGAATGATGGAAAAGTACCTGGATGTGTTCAGTTAGATTTACTGGCACAAAATAGGATAAGTGATCCATTTTATTGCATGAATGAGTTAGAATGCCATAAATTAGAAGAGAAGGAGTGGATATACAGAAAAGAATTTGATTTTGATTTGTCTGAAGAATTTGATGAAATAAAATTGGTATTTGAGGGAATCGATACGATCGCTGATATTTATCTTAATGGCGAATTCTTAGGTAGAGCAGAAAATATGTATATTTCGCATGAATTTGATGTAACCGATATAATAAGTGAGAAGGACAATGTATTAGAAGTCTATTTTCATTCATCTACAAAAGTAATGAGGACACTTGAGAATAACAGCCCTATAAGATTAGAATCATCATTTGAGACAGCAAGGCCATACATTAGAAAAGCTCAATATGCATACGGCTGGGATTGGGGACCGAGATTGGCACAGGTTGGTCTGTGGAAAGATGTGTATATATCAGTTGTGAAAGATGCTGTGATAGAAAATCCATTCTTCTATACGGAAAAATTGCAAGAAGATGCGGCATTTGTAAGAGTCAATGCTTCTGTATCATCTTTTACCGATCAGGATTTAATAGCAGAAGTTACCGTTTCATATGATGGCGAGGTCTGTGGAAGAAAAAGTGTTCATGTTGAATACGGAGGTATAGATGCTTATCTTAAAATTGATAATCCAAAGCTGTGGTATCCCAATGGTATTGGACCTCAACCGCTTTACAACATAAATATAAAGCTTTCAATAGGCGAAGATGTTATAGATGAATTGAATTTTAGGTCCGGCATAAGAGTTGTAAGATTGATACGAGAAAAAGACAGTGAAGGAGAAAGCTTTATTTTTGAAATCAACGGAATAAAGGTTTTTGCAAAAGGTGCTGATTGGATTCCAGCGGATAATTTTCTTTCAAGGATTACAAAAGACGATTACTACGAATTTGTAAGACTTGCTAAAGACGCAAATATGAATATGCTGAGAGTTTGGGGAGGCGGCATTTACGAGGATGAGGCTTTCTATGATGCGTGTGATGAAATGGGTATAATGGTTTGGCAGGATTTTATGTACGCTTGTGCTCAATATCCGGATCAATTTGATTGGTTTCAGCAGATGGCTGCAGAAGAAGCAGAGGATGTACTTTTAAGGCTTAGGAACCATCCTTCCATCGTATTGTGGTGCGGCAACAATGAAAACAACACTGGTTTCTACTCTTGGTGGGGAAATGGCGATCCGAAGTATCTAGGAAATTACATATACAAGGAAATATTGCCACAGATTTGCGCAAAGTATGATCCTTCAAGACCCTATTGGGTATCTAGCCCATACGGTGGAGTAGATCCCAACAGTGAATCAGAAGGTGACAGGCATCAGTGGGATGTATGGAGTGGATGGGCTGATGTTAAAGCGTATTTAGCTGATAAAAGCAGATTTGTAAGCGAGTTTGGCTTCCAGTCAATGCCTGATTGGAAGACGGTATTGTCGTATACCAAAGAAGATGACAGATATATTTTAAGCCCTGTAATGATATCTCACAATAAACAGATTGATGGTATGGAACGCCTGATAAGGTACATGGTAAGTGAATTAGGTTTTCCAAAAGACCTTAAAAGCTTCGTGTATTTGACACAGTTTAATCAGGCAGAGGCAATAAAAAAAGGTGTAGAACACTGGAGAGCTCGCAAATTCATGACGGCAGGAACGCTTTATTGGCAGTTTAATGATTGCTGGCCAGTAGCAAGCTGGTCTTGTATAGACTATTATAAAAGGAAAAAGGCTCTTTACTATTATTCTGGCAGGTTTTTTGCAAGTGTTTTGCCATATATCGTAGAGGAAGACGGCGGAATAACGATTTACGGTATAAGCGATTTACAGCAGGATGCAGAAGCTCATGTGGAAGTATTGTGCTACAGCCTTGACGGCGAGAAATTGTGGGAGAGAAAGTTTAATACAAGGTTGATTGCCAACGATGTTGTAAAAATAGCACATTATGATGAGCGCGAGATTGCTGAAAAGTACGTGCCTTATGTGGTACCTGTTGATGCATCCCACTGTACACTTCCTGTGGAGAGAAATTGGAAACTATTAAACAGCGTCGTATACGTCAGGATGACTGTTGATGAAAAAATATACGATAATTACTATGTTTTTGATAAATTTAGAAACCTTAAACTTACAAAACCTAACATAACATGTTATGTTGAAGGAAATGACATAACTCTTTCAACTGATGTACCTGCATTTGGAGTGTTTGTCGATACAGAAAACGACGTCGATCTAAGCGATAACTGCCTTAACATGATACCTGGCGAAAAGTATACTTTAAAATGTTCTGATAATCCTGGAGATGTAAAGATATATGATCTTTCAAGCCTTATATTAAAAATATAG
- the celB gene encoding PTS cellobiose transporter subunit IIC translates to MSKFTDSLEEKLMPIAGKIAENRYLTSIRDGFMVAVPLITIGAVFLLLANLPIPGYSDFMAKTFGQNWSTFFMRPFEATMSIMSIFVVFGIAYSLAGHYKIDGLSTAATALVAFLIFTPFIVNYTPEGAKKAIQVSGGIPVDWMGSKGLFVGILTAILSVEIVRFVVKRGWVIKMPKGVPPAVEKAFSALIPAAIVAIIIDVIRMLFAMTSYGTIHQFIYTVLQIPLTRLGDTLPATLIANFFEGLFWSFGIHGANVVGSVMGPIWLALAAENLQAFQAGHPVPHIITQQFHDMYMLVGGSGSTLGLVLAMLFFSKSRQVKTVGKLAIVPGLFNINEPVIFGLPIVLNPIMVIPFILTPMILATLTYIVMSIGLVGHPTGVVIPWTTPPIIGGLLVSGFSGAVWQIIELVISFFIYLPFLRVVDRQYLEQEQAMAVESQKG, encoded by the coding sequence ATGAGTAAGTTTACAGATTCGCTTGAAGAAAAATTGATGCCTATAGCTGGCAAGATTGCAGAAAATAGATATCTTACATCAATTCGTGACGGCTTCATGGTTGCTGTACCACTTATAACTATAGGTGCAGTTTTCCTGTTGCTTGCAAACTTGCCGATACCAGGCTATTCTGATTTCATGGCCAAGACATTTGGTCAAAATTGGAGCACTTTCTTTATGAGGCCTTTTGAGGCTACAATGTCAATAATGAGTATATTCGTAGTATTTGGTATTGCATACAGCCTCGCAGGCCATTATAAAATTGATGGATTAAGCACGGCTGCAACTGCACTTGTTGCATTTTTGATATTTACGCCGTTTATAGTTAATTATACACCTGAAGGAGCTAAAAAAGCAATTCAAGTAAGCGGTGGCATACCAGTTGACTGGATGGGCTCAAAAGGTCTGTTTGTAGGTATTTTGACGGCAATATTGTCGGTTGAAATCGTGAGATTTGTTGTAAAAAGAGGCTGGGTAATTAAGATGCCAAAAGGTGTTCCACCTGCAGTTGAAAAGGCTTTCTCTGCATTGATACCTGCGGCTATAGTTGCTATCATCATTGATGTAATAAGAATGCTGTTTGCTATGACATCTTATGGCACAATACATCAATTTATATACACTGTATTGCAGATACCTTTGACAAGACTTGGCGATACACTGCCTGCTACGTTGATTGCTAACTTCTTTGAAGGACTTTTCTGGTCATTTGGTATACACGGTGCAAACGTAGTTGGATCTGTTATGGGACCAATATGGTTGGCACTTGCAGCAGAGAACTTGCAGGCATTCCAAGCTGGTCACCCAGTTCCACACATCATAACGCAGCAGTTCCACGATATGTACATGCTAGTAGGTGGTTCAGGAAGCACATTAGGACTTGTACTTGCTATGCTTTTCTTCTCAAAATCAAGACAGGTTAAGACAGTTGGAAAGCTTGCTATAGTTCCAGGTTTATTTAACATCAATGAACCGGTAATATTTGGACTTCCAATCGTTTTAAACCCTATAATGGTTATACCATTCATATTGACACCTATGATTTTAGCTACTTTGACTTACATTGTAATGTCAATAGGTTTGGTTGGACATCCAACAGGCGTTGTAATACCATGGACTACACCACCTATTATCGGAGGACTTTTGGTCTCAGGTTTTAGTGGTGCTGTATGGCAGATAATTGAATTAGTGATTTCATTCTTCATATACTTGCCATTCTTAAGAGTTGTAGATAGGCAGTACCTTGAGCAAGAGCAAGCAATGGCTGTTGAAAGCCAAAAAGGCTGA
- a CDS encoding PTS sugar transporter subunit IIB, giving the protein MLKIILFCSSGSSTSMLIGRIEEAAKARGIEVAVDAYPEAQMEKYVEEADVVLLGPQVKFILPKAKKICSEKGVPVDVINPVVYGMMDGEKVLEQALSLAKK; this is encoded by the coding sequence ATGCTTAAGATTATTCTCTTTTGCTCTTCAGGTTCATCGACAAGCATGTTAATTGGCAGAATTGAAGAGGCAGCAAAAGCAAGAGGTATAGAGGTCGCTGTTGATGCATACCCTGAAGCACAGATGGAAAAATACGTTGAAGAAGCGGATGTAGTTCTCTTAGGTCCGCAAGTAAAATTCATACTGCCAAAAGCAAAGAAAATATGCAGTGAAAAAGGTGTACCTGTAGATGTGATAAATCCAGTCGTCTACGGTATGATGGATGGAGAAAAAGTACTAGAACAAGCTTTAAGTTTGGCTAAAAAATAA
- a CDS encoding sigma 54-interacting transcriptional regulator, with translation MKRKDLILKKLIELSNGNGIDAMTLANELNMSRANVSHELNLLCKEGKVIKSDGRPVLFSPVFNSTNSNSNDSKLYELDMLIKNNISLKQAGEQAKAAILYPPKGIHCLILGETGVGKSTFARIMHKYAIDMGVKKPDAPFIAFNCADYSNNPQLLTAQLFGVKKGAYTGADTDKEGLIEKANGGILFLDEVHRLPPEGQEILFTFLDTGYFRRVGDVENRTSDVLIISATTEDPSSSLLNTFTRRIPMIIKIPPLRERTLEERFYLLKRFFKHESIKLNRDIFVSLNSMRAFCSYDCPNNIGQLESDVKLICAKVYSEFLTNKKNDIRICSRDLPDYIKKGLYTDKQHRMLWNEVIGDDIEFFKFSPTNETEEIPTASNDNSIYEIINDRLRQLKAKGISDIDIESILEKDIAKYFHKQIYGITEEKNKQNLIHILGEDIINITDRIAELVSELLGKELSQNSYTALALHLNTLIERVNKNKPIVNPQLSKIKQLYPREFEVAVEAKKIIEKYLNVSIPEDEAGFITIFLISDKEYINRQNEKVKVIIIAHGNSTATSMADVANKLLGENYAIGLDAHLDKSPLEVLETLKDYVRNDMNQAGYLLLVDMGSLTTFGETIEKEFNVPVKVIPLISTLHVIEATRKALLGMPINNIYMSVQSINSYMENNMDFAPLISGKKKIAIVTACLTGEGASVAIKSFLKNNLKYDKDLFEIIPIDSFDKHMTMKKINEIQENMEIAFIVSSFPLDINIKQYSMNDVLSLKVMKELQEIVDIKTALIKMGNVLKENIDNIDGEELYSDIQDTIMKLCDTLSVCFDDDMLLGIILHFAFMVSRIKKGEKSIEYIGKEEYIKNNKSLYNAVKKALTHLNTKYSIIIPDDEICYIMRFFQEKDALFNMI, from the coding sequence TTGAAAAGAAAAGACTTGATTTTAAAAAAATTAATAGAGTTAAGCAATGGGAACGGTATAGATGCTATGACATTAGCAAATGAGTTAAATATGTCTCGAGCAAACGTTAGTCATGAATTAAATCTTTTGTGCAAGGAAGGAAAAGTCATAAAGTCAGACGGCAGACCAGTACTTTTTTCACCTGTATTTAACAGCACCAACAGCAACTCAAATGACAGCAAATTGTACGAGCTGGATATGCTGATTAAAAATAATATCAGTTTGAAACAAGCTGGCGAGCAGGCAAAAGCTGCTATTTTGTATCCTCCCAAGGGAATCCACTGTTTAATATTAGGTGAAACAGGCGTAGGAAAATCTACTTTTGCGAGAATAATGCACAAGTATGCCATTGATATGGGAGTAAAAAAGCCTGACGCTCCTTTTATAGCCTTTAACTGTGCAGACTACAGCAACAACCCTCAGCTTTTGACGGCTCAACTTTTTGGGGTTAAAAAAGGAGCATATACAGGCGCTGATACAGACAAAGAAGGACTTATAGAAAAAGCAAATGGCGGAATCTTATTCCTCGATGAAGTACACCGTTTGCCGCCTGAAGGACAGGAAATTTTATTCACTTTTCTTGATACAGGGTATTTTAGAAGAGTTGGCGATGTGGAAAACAGGACATCTGACGTACTGATCATATCGGCTACGACTGAGGATCCTTCTTCATCCCTTTTAAATACATTTACAAGAAGAATACCGATGATAATTAAAATACCGCCACTTAGAGAAAGGACTTTAGAAGAAAGATTTTACCTTCTAAAAAGGTTTTTTAAACACGAAAGCATAAAATTAAACAGGGATATCTTTGTGTCGCTGAATTCCATGAGGGCATTTTGCTCCTATGACTGTCCAAACAACATCGGTCAATTAGAAAGCGATGTCAAGCTTATATGTGCAAAAGTCTATTCAGAATTTTTGACTAATAAGAAAAATGACATAAGGATCTGCAGTAGAGACTTGCCAGATTATATAAAGAAAGGACTATACACAGATAAACAGCATAGAATGCTGTGGAACGAAGTCATAGGTGACGATATAGAGTTTTTTAAATTTTCCCCTACAAATGAAACAGAGGAAATTCCAACCGCATCTAATGATAACAGCATTTACGAGATAATAAATGATAGATTGAGGCAGCTAAAAGCAAAAGGTATATCTGATATAGACATTGAATCAATTTTGGAAAAAGACATAGCAAAGTACTTTCACAAGCAGATATATGGTATAACTGAGGAGAAAAACAAACAGAATTTAATTCATATCTTAGGAGAAGACATAATAAACATTACAGACAGGATTGCTGAGCTCGTATCCGAACTTCTTGGGAAAGAGCTTAGCCAAAACAGCTATACTGCACTTGCTTTGCACTTAAACACGCTTATTGAAAGGGTCAACAAAAATAAGCCTATTGTAAATCCTCAACTGTCAAAAATTAAGCAATTATACCCAAGAGAATTTGAAGTTGCGGTTGAAGCCAAAAAAATCATAGAGAAATATTTGAACGTTTCGATTCCAGAAGATGAAGCTGGATTTATCACGATATTCCTCATTTCAGACAAGGAATACATCAATAGGCAAAATGAGAAAGTCAAGGTGATAATAATTGCCCACGGCAATTCTACTGCTACCTCCATGGCAGATGTGGCCAACAAGCTATTGGGCGAAAATTACGCAATAGGCTTAGACGCTCATCTTGACAAAAGTCCCCTTGAAGTCTTAGAAACTTTAAAGGACTACGTGAGAAATGATATGAATCAGGCGGGATACCTTCTCTTAGTAGACATGGGATCACTAACGACATTTGGCGAAACAATTGAAAAAGAGTTTAACGTGCCAGTAAAAGTTATACCGCTTATTTCGACCCTCCATGTCATTGAAGCCACCAGAAAGGCGCTATTAGGTATGCCCATTAACAATATTTACATGAGCGTACAATCAATAAATTCATACATGGAGAACAACATGGATTTTGCTCCACTAATAAGCGGCAAAAAGAAAATCGCAATTGTCACAGCATGTCTCACTGGAGAAGGCGCCTCTGTTGCAATTAAAAGTTTCTTGAAAAATAATTTAAAGTATGACAAAGACCTATTTGAGATTATACCAATTGACAGCTTCGATAAACACATGACAATGAAAAAAATAAACGAAATCCAAGAAAACATGGAAATAGCTTTTATCGTATCATCTTTTCCATTGGACATTAATATTAAACAGTACAGCATGAATGACGTTTTAAGCTTGAAAGTCATGAAAGAATTACAGGAAATAGTGGATATTAAGACAGCCCTTATCAAGATGGGCAATGTCTTAAAAGAAAACATCGATAACATTGATGGCGAAGAGCTATACAGCGATATACAAGACACTATCATGAAGCTTTGCGATACATTATCAGTTTGCTTTGATGATGATATGCTGCTTGGCATAATACTTCACTTTGCCTTTATGGTAAGCAGAATCAAGAAAGGAGAAAAAAGCATTGAGTATATAGGAAAAGAAGAATATATTAAAAACAACAAATCATTGTACAACGCAGTAAAGAAAGCATTGACACATTTAAACACAAAATATTCTATAATAATACCAGATGATGAAATATGCTATATAATGAGATTTTTCCAAGAGAAAGATGCTCTTTTCAATATGATATGA
- a CDS encoding glycoside hydrolase family 1 protein, with amino-acid sequence MAKEYKFPEGFWWGSATSATQIEGAASEDGKGMNVWDYWYKQVPNRFFNGVGPDVTSDFYHRYKDDIKLMKEIGHNSFRFSISWSRLIPGGVGEVNKKAVDFYNDVINELLENGIMPIATLFHFDMPIEMQHIGGFESRQVLENYKNYAKTCFELFGDRVKRWITFNEPIVPAEGGYLYNFHYPDIVDFKKAIQVCFNTVLASAMAINEFKKLEIKDSKIGIVLNLTPSYPRSNHPADLKAAEIADLLFNRSFLDPCVKGEYPEKLVELLKSYNHLPVYTEDDLELIKNNTVDYLGVNYYQPRRVKAKENMPNPYGVFTPDWFFDEYVMPGRRMNPYRGWEIYEKGIYDILINVRDNYGNIESYISENGMGVEGEERFIKDGIIQDDYRIEFIKGHLKWLHKAIEEGCNVKGYHLWSFMDNWSFLNAYKNRYGLVSVDITTQKRTIKKSGYWFKELARNNGFSE; translated from the coding sequence ATGGCAAAAGAATATAAGTTTCCAGAAGGTTTTTGGTGGGGATCTGCCACATCTGCAACACAGATAGAAGGTGCTGCAAGTGAAGACGGGAAAGGCATGAATGTATGGGACTACTGGTATAAACAGGTGCCAAACCGCTTTTTTAACGGTGTAGGACCTGATGTGACGTCTGATTTTTACCATCGGTATAAAGATGACATAAAATTGATGAAAGAAATAGGTCACAATTCATTTAGATTTTCTATATCGTGGTCAAGATTGATTCCGGGTGGTGTAGGCGAAGTAAACAAAAAGGCAGTAGACTTCTACAATGATGTCATAAATGAGCTTTTAGAAAATGGCATTATGCCCATAGCCACTTTATTTCACTTCGATATGCCAATTGAAATGCAGCATATAGGAGGATTTGAAAGCCGTCAAGTCTTGGAGAATTATAAAAACTATGCTAAGACATGTTTTGAGCTTTTCGGAGACAGAGTAAAAAGGTGGATTACCTTTAATGAACCGATAGTTCCAGCAGAAGGAGGATACCTTTATAACTTTCATTATCCAGACATTGTGGATTTTAAGAAAGCTATACAGGTATGTTTCAATACTGTATTAGCGAGTGCAATGGCAATTAACGAGTTTAAAAAGTTAGAGATTAAAGATAGCAAAATAGGTATTGTGCTGAATCTTACTCCTTCATATCCTAGAAGCAACCATCCTGCAGATTTAAAAGCGGCAGAGATAGCTGATCTTCTCTTCAACAGAAGCTTTTTAGATCCATGTGTCAAAGGAGAATATCCTGAGAAACTTGTAGAACTTTTAAAGAGTTACAACCATTTGCCGGTATATACAGAAGATGATCTTGAACTTATAAAAAATAATACAGTTGACTACCTTGGAGTAAACTATTATCAGCCAAGAAGAGTAAAAGCAAAAGAAAACATGCCTAACCCATACGGTGTATTTACACCCGACTGGTTTTTTGACGAGTATGTAATGCCGGGAAGAAGGATGAATCCGTACAGAGGATGGGAGATATACGAAAAAGGAATATACGATATCTTGATAAATGTAAGGGACAACTACGGAAACATAGAGTCATATATCTCCGAAAATGGTATGGGCGTAGAAGGAGAAGAGCGTTTCATAAAAGACGGCATAATCCAAGATGACTATAGAATTGAATTTATCAAAGGCCATTTAAAATGGCTTCACAAGGCTATTGAAGAAGGATGCAACGTAAAAGGCTATCACCTGTGGTCTTTCATGGATAACTGGTCATTCTTAAATGCATATAAAAACCGTTATGGACTTGTTTCAGTTGATATAACCACACAAAAGAGGACAATCAAGAAAAGCGGATATTGGTTTAAAGAATTAGCGAGAAACAATGGATTTAGTGAATAA
- a CDS encoding PTS lactose/cellobiose transporter subunit IIA — translation MDLQQIVMEIIIQSGEARAYAHEALRKAYDGEFEEAEKLMSQANEAIEKAHNVQTSMLQKEASGEKLEFSILFVHSQDHLMTAISEKNLISEIIELRKMLEPVLHTCVTK, via the coding sequence ATGGATTTGCAGCAAATAGTTATGGAAATCATTATACAATCAGGTGAAGCAAGGGCATATGCACACGAAGCGCTTAGAAAAGCATATGACGGCGAATTTGAAGAAGCTGAAAAACTTATGTCCCAGGCGAATGAGGCTATTGAAAAGGCACATAATGTGCAGACCAGCATGTTGCAAAAAGAAGCATCAGGCGAAAAACTTGAGTTTTCAATACTGTTTGTACATTCGCAAGATCATCTCATGACTGCTATATCAGAGAAAAATCTCATATCAGAGATAATAGAATTGAGAAAGATGCTAGAGCCAGTTCTTCATACATGTGTGACGAAATAA